The Manis javanica isolate MJ-LG chromosome 6, MJ_LKY, whole genome shotgun sequence genome contains a region encoding:
- the LOC140850160 gene encoding olfactory receptor 4P4-like yields MKIHRNITEFIFLGLSYNQNIQIFCFVLFLFCYVALLVGNLLILVSIQCSPLFHQPMYYFLLHLASIDICYTSTVTPKLIADLLVERKTISYGNCMLQVLTMHFFGGTEIFILTSMAFDRYVAICRPLHYMTIMSRTRCNLLILAAWGGGALHAFPLFSTAVGLPFCGPNEIDHYFCDIFPLLKVACTDTYITGVLVIAFSGMVALVTFVVLFVSYGIILFSLRNLSAEGRRKALSTCWSHITVVILFFGPDIFIYLRPPTTFPEDKILALFYTIIAPMFNPLIYTLRNTEMKNTMRKVWCQTLYSKGAHN; encoded by the coding sequence ATGAAAATCCATAGAAACATCACAGAATTCATTTTTTTGGGACTTTCTTATAACCAGAACATACAAATATTTTGCTTTGTGCTCTTCTTATTCTGTTACGTGGCTCTCTTGGTAGGAAACCTTCTGATCCTTGTCTCCATCCAATGCAGTCCTCTTTTTCACCAGCCAATGTACTACTTCCTCCTTCACTTAGCCTCCATAGACATCTGCTATACTTCTACTGTGACACCAAAATTAATTGCTGACCTTCTAGTGGAAAGAAAAACCATCTCCTACGGTAACTGCATGTTACAGGTCCTTACCATGCACTTCTTTGGCGGTACCGAGATCTTCATCCTTACGTCCATGGCCTTTGATCGCTACGTTGCCATCTGCAGACCTCTCCACTACATGACCATCATGAGCAGGACAAGGTGCAACCTGCTGATCTTAGCTGCTTGGGGTGGTGGGGCTCTTCATgcctttcctctgttttctacAGCAGTTGGGCTGCCCTTCTGTGGTCCTAATGAGATTGATCACTACTTTTGCGATATTTTTCCTCTGCTGAAAGTTGCCTGCACCGACACCTACATCACCGGTGTTCTCGTGATTGCCTTTTCAGGTATGGTTGCCTTAGTAACCTTTGTTGtcttatttgtttcttatggcaTTATATTGTTCTCTCTAAGAAACCTTTCGGCTGAGGGAAGACGCAAAGCTCTCTCTACCTGTTGGTCTCATATCACTGTGGTCATCTTATTTTTTGGGCCTGACATCTTTATCTACCTTAGACCTCCTACTACTTTTCCTGAGGACAAAATACTTGCACTATTTTACACCATCATTGCTCCTATGTTCAATCCCTTAATCTACACACtgagaaatacagagatgaaAAACACTATGAGAAAAGTCTGGTGTCAAACATTATATTCCAAGGGAGCACACAATTAA